The region AATCGGCAAAAAATCCGTCCCACCAGCTAAAATGATTCATGATCAACAAAACCGGCATGCCCCGTTCGGGAATATCACCCTTAATGGTCACATTCCGAAAATGCCGGTGGATCATCAACCGGGAATACAACCGAAAAAAACTCAAATAAATCCAAAGATGCCGGGCTTTTATCATGTTGCTGCTTTGGTTTGATAAAGTCTCCACCAGGGTGTGGTTGGGGAATCATGGTGTTCATAATGGTAGCCAAAAAAATAGCACGACAGCATGGCCCGGAGATGATTTTTCCGTTGTGTCCGGGAGTTATAAGGTTTCATCCAATTCCTGTGGGGCAGCTTATGGGGCTGATAAACCCCAAAATAAAACATCTGAAAAGTTCCCAGAAAAGCAGGTATAATCCAGAAAACCAACAAGGAAGATTCATTGAACCAGATCAGCAGTAAATTGAAGGCCGCAGCCATGATCAGTATCTGAAATACAGTAACATACCGGTACATAAAAGTCAGCCACCAGCGCCAAAAATTCCGGGATTTGACATAAAAGTCAGGATCTTCTGGCATTCCGGGGAAACGGTGATGTAACCAGTGATTTTTGGTCAGTTTTTTGTAGGATAATCCTGCAAAAA is a window of Bacteroidales bacterium DNA encoding:
- a CDS encoding fatty acid desaturase, which encodes MGIIIAITIILVWLGHLVYTLIHVAPDPASPYTYLHIVVQGYLFTGLFITGHDAIHRSISGKRWVNDLFGWLASALFAGLSYKKLTKNHWLHHRFPGMPEDPDFYVKSRNFWRWWLTFMYRYVTVFQILIMAAAFNLLLIWFNESSLLVFWIIPAFLGTFQMFYFGVYQPHKLPHRNWMKPYNSRTQRKNHLRAMLSCYFFGYHYEHHDSPTTPWWRLYQTKAAT